In Panacibacter microcysteis, the genomic stretch TCGACACCAGTACGGCAGCGGAGCCATCAGCAAACAGCAGGCTGCTGGCCGCATTGTCTGTTGTGTAATCATTTTGGAAATGAAGCGTGCACAATTCTGTATCAGCAATCATTACATTGGCATTTGGCTCTGCATCGCAAATTAATTTGGCAAGCTTTAAAGCATGAATGGCAGCATAACAACCCATGAAATTCACAGACGTTCTAAAGATAGCGGGGGAGAGCTCCAGCGCTTCCATGATCTGCAGGTCTAATCCCGGTGCACTCATGCCGGTACAACTCACCGTTATCAAGTGCGTAATATCATCTTTGTTGATAATACCTTCAATACATTTGGTAATAGCTTTTGTTGACAGCGGCAAAGCTTCCTCGTCAAAAACTTTCATTCGCTGCTCCAGCGAAGGAAAAGATTTCCCGCTTCGAGGAATGAAATCCCATTCATCCTCTGTGCGGCTGTAATCTCCAACAACAGAATAACGGCTGTGAATACCGCTGTGTTTGTATAAAAAAGAGAGCTTTCTTTTTTCGTCTTTTTCCAGGGCGTAAATATCAGACATGAAATGGATAATTTCATCCTGCCTGTGGCAATACCGTGGAACCGCTGTTGCTATGGAAATTATATCAGCCAATTTGATGTAGTATAATGATAGTGATAAATGCCAGGTTTGTACAGGTGGCAGCAAGCATGTTCATGCGCATGGTATTTTTAAAACTTGCTGCCTTTTCATCTTTAAAGACTGCCACGAACCATTTTATAAAGTAGAAAACAACAGGTATAAAAAATAGTTGCAGAATAATAAACATCCTTATGCTGCCTGTACTGTTATATTGAATAAACAATAATGCAAATGCTATTGCATACATAATGCCACAAAAAACAAATGTTCCGCGCTTACCCAGCAACATACTAATCGTTCTTACATTGTCTTTTTTGTCAGCCGCATGTTGATATACCTGTGTGATCGGGTAAAAACCACCGATCAAAAAGATTGATGCCGCCAGTGGTATTAACGGAATATCCTGCACACCAGTTTTATCAGCCGTATAAAATACAAGTGCAAAGATCAGCGCACCCTGGTTCAGTACCACCGTCA encodes the following:
- a CDS encoding type III polyketide synthase — encoded protein: MLPPVQTWHLSLSLYYIKLADIISIATAVPRYCHRQDEIIHFMSDIYALEKDEKRKLSFLYKHSGIHSRYSVVGDYSRTEDEWDFIPRSGKSFPSLEQRMKVFDEEALPLSTKAITKCIEGIINKDDITHLITVSCTGMSAPGLDLQIMEALELSPAIFRTSVNFMGCYAAIHALKLAKLICDAEPNANVMIADTELCTLHFQNDYTTDNAASSLLFADGSAAVLVSNNIRTANAVSINGFFSHVAFKGKNDMSWQLSSKGFLMTLSGYVPQLIKEDIEGLVSKSLLHHNVSKKDITHWCIHPGGKKILEAIENKLDLTENDLHYSTKVLAEYGNMSSPTILFVLKEMMENMEQNAKIFGVAFGPGLTMETFLASKQ
- a CDS encoding UbiA family prenyltransferase, encoding MQSSTVQLLRFPFSFFLLPVFFFALSFVGSIHWLHAIAALLIIHLLIYPSSNGYNSYMDRDTDSIGGLEKPEQPTKELFYVTIAMDIAALLLAYFVNPLFAFGLVVYILFSRLYSYRGIRLKKYPVIGYVTVVLNQGALIFALVFYTADKTGVQDIPLIPLAASIFLIGGFYPITQVYQHAADKKDNVRTISMLLGKRGTFVFCGIMYAIAFALLFIQYNSTGSIRMFIILQLFFIPVVFYFIKWFVAVFKDEKAASFKNTMRMNMLAATCTNLAFITIIILHQIG